tcccaatagaataccaaacgcccgtCAAAACacaatttactattttttttggaAATGCCCTCAAAATTAAGAGACGAACATTTTTTCAAgattaattttacaaaatatatattgtctttATCATCTTAGTAAGCAATTAACATTGAGCTCAACGAGGAGAATTTGGAATCTTATCttaaaatacaaaatttattattatgtaaGTATTTCAGaatcttctaaaagagataattaaatacTTGATAATCTGTTGGAAGTGCTTAGCATATAATACACTAATTAACTAAAACTATTATTTAAATCAATcactttttttaatatcaattttGAGATTAATTAAAGTTCGTTTGAGTGGTTAAAGATTACAAATCTCTTAAGTTGGAGATATCGAGTTCAAGCTCTACTCATCGGAAAAAATTTAACGGGGAGAGAATTCATTTACAGAATGCATAGACTCTCGAACCAAATAAACACATACATTATATAAGAAAAAATATCAATTGGGTGGATCAATACATTGATGTGCTAGGTTCAGAATCCAACTCCTAGCcataaaacttaatttttttttattcaactaAAATAATCAAATGAAAATTACAGTTTTAGAGCAATTTAtcgagaataaaacatttaacaACTATATATTATTATAGAATAAGGTGCAAATTTAGTTTTATGATTATTGGAGAATGAAGAATTGAAGATGCATGTGATGATTTATAAAGTCATGTGCCTAGTTTTTAATAAAACACAGTCGTTTCATCTTTGGAGCTAATAACAGCTCACAGTTATTTTTGCGGGAAAGTTTGTTTTGTGTGTTAGATTGATGTGATGTAATCAGTTTAACAATCAGTTGCACTCAGCTACATATATAGCAGGATTGTAACTGCTATCTTCTTAATGAAAAATCATACAACATTTTAGATGGTATTAGAGCTTTCATGGTGAAGCTCCATTAAAATTCCGCGAAATTGATAAGTTGATGTCAGCCTCAAGATCGAAGTCATACGCAGAAGTGTTGCGATCAGCTGAGAAGTCAGGATCTAAATCAGATTCAGAAGATATCAACAATCATCAATCAAATTCTTCATCAAATTTTGTAGAACTAATCATGAATTCTGTTAAGAATCAGCAAGGTAATGACAATCCAGGTTTGATGCTTGTTACAACTGTTTTAGATGGATCTAATTACATTCCATGGAGTAGATCTATGCTTCTTGCTGTCAATGCGAAAAAAAACTAATTACATTCTTAAGGACGAAAAACCTAAGGATGATAATACAGAAGAATATAAGAAGTGGAAGGAAACAGATGATCTGGTTTTCTCTTGGATTCCCAATGCTCTTTCAAAGGAATTAGGTAGTGTTTTTATGTAcgcttcctcttccaaagcaTTGTGGGAGATCTTGAAGGAAAGATATGGCCAAAGCAATGGTCCACAGATCTTTCAATTGCATAGGGAAATCAGTAGACTCAATCAAGGAAATGTTTCCCTGGTTGAATTTTTTAATAAGTTGCAGCAGAAATGGGATGAATATGCAATTATGAAACCTGTTGCTACTTGTACTTGTGGTGGTTCTCTTAAGAATGCACAAGTACAAATGGAGGAAGATAAGTTGATGCAACTCCTCTCTGGTCTACATCCAGATTTCGATCATGTAAGAGACCAAATTCTGCTAACAGATCCTTTGCCCACTGTTAATACGGCTTATGGATTGTTAGTGCGCATTGAAGATCAACGCAATACAGGACATGAAACTCATACTGAGTTTGTTAACATGACACTTGGTGGTACTAAGGGTAACTTTGCTGGACAGTCAAGTCGAGGAGGTCAAAATCTATCAATCATCGAGGAGGAGGTGATAGATCATGTGTTATCAATAAAGAAGACAAATTCTGCACTCATTGCCAGAAAGGAGGGCATAAGAAAAGTGGATGCTTCAAGATTGTTGGTTATCTGGATTGGTTTAATGGAAGGAAAGGGGGAGGTAAATATCAAGCAAACTTGAGTAAAGATCAGCAGAAGGCATCTATATATAATTCTGACCCAGATGAAAGTGAGAGCACACAAGCAGATATGATGCAGATTCTAATTCAGAAAGAAGTGCAGAAGGAAGTTCAGAAAATGCTAAGGAATAATCAAAAGCAAGAAGGCAAAGCCAAAGTGAtagatttttctgtttttgcagGCGTATGCTCCTCATGTAATGTAACTGATCCTTCATTTTTTCACAAACACTTATCATAGATTCTGGAGCAACTATACACATGACCTATGAGCTTAAGCATATGCATAACATTCAGAAATTACAAGCACCTAGGCCAGTGTTTTTACCAATAGGAGAAGCAGCTATGGTTGAACATATATGAGATATGTTGATCACATAAAATTTTAGTCTGAAGAATGTTGTATATACCTCAGTTTAAATACAATTTATTATCAGTTAGTAAACTACTACAAGATCAAGGATTAGTGGTCAGTTTTGCTGCTAAGCATTGTATTTTGCAGGGCCAGAATGGTGAAGGGCCAGTGGTAGTTGGATTGGTGAAGGATGGTTTATATTACCTTTCTACTGAATCTTTTGATATCAATGTAATAAGTCAGTTTGCTAGTACTAAATCTGTAGTATTGAATGCAAAAGATACAGGTGATGTTGAAGCTCTATTATGGCACAAAAAATTGGGGCATATTTCTATATCAAGAATGAAACATGTACCTGACTTTGATCATCATTTGGATAAATGCAAGTTGAATTTGGATTACTGTGATGTATGTATGCGAAGTAAACAGGCTAGACTCCCATTCTCTATTAGTGTCACAAAATctaaacacattttttatttgttgCACATAGATGTATGGGGGCCTTATAAGCAGTCAAGTTTAAGTGGTGACAGATTTCTGCTTACTATAGTGGATGATTATTCAAGAGCCATGTGGATTGTCTTATTCAAGACCAAAGATCAAGTTCCTATGTTACTTGAACTTTTCTTCAGATATGTGCTAACTCAGTTCTTAGTAAAAGTCAAGGGCATTAGAACAGATAATGGTACTGAATTTGTGGGTTCTAAGACACAACAATTGTTACAGAAGTTAGGCATGTTACATCAGAAGTCTTGTGTTTATACACCTCAGCAGAATAGAGTGGTAGAAAGGAGACACATAATATTGACAAATGTGGCAAGGGCGTTGTTGAAACAAGGAAATTTACCAATCAAGTTTTGGGGAGAAGCCATGATGCATGCAGTAACTATTATCAATATTTCTCCTACTAAACATCTTGGTTGGAAAACACCACATGAGTTATTATTTGGGCATGTGCCTCCTTATGATCATTTACGAGTTTTTAGTTGCAGTGCCTACATGGTCAATACTAATGGTGCTAAAGGCAAGTTTGATGATAGAGCTCATCATTGTGTCTATCTTGGTGGATCAAATGGCCATAAGGGATGGAAGTTGTATAACTTTCATGAAAACAAAATCTGTGTTTCCAGAGATGTGAAGTTCAATGAAGCTCATTTTCCTTACAAATGTGATTCACAGTCATATACAGTAGTCAATGATGTTGTTCTTCCTGTTAGTATTGATTTTACAGATAATGATGAAGATGTACACTCATTCTTCGATGACACACACTCAGGATCAGAACTGATTGAGTTGCAGAATGATCATTTGGTTGATAATTCTGATGTTTCAAGTACTTCACCAACCTCAACTTCTCTTACTCCTACACCAATTATTCCTACTGCTCTTGAATTACCTCAATCTCAAATTGTTCCTATTACCAGAAAATCCCAATGAATATCTAAACCACCTCAGTGGACACATGATTTTGTGATAAATCATACTTTTTATCCACCTACTTCTAATCTTTTCCAATACACATCACACCACCATGCTTTTCTTAGCAATTTGGTGAAAGAGCCAGAAGTTATTCTATGGCTAGTCATAACCCCAAATGGGTTCAAGCTATGCAAGCTGACTTACAAGTTTTGGAGACTAATGGCACATGGCAGTTATAGATGTTGCCAAAAGGAAAGAAAGCTATTTCATCAAGGTGGATTTTCAAAATCAAATACCATGCTGATGGCAGCCTTGACAAatacaaagcaaggcttgtggcTAGAGGATATAATCAGAGGTGGGGTGTGGATTATCATGACAATTTCTCCCCAGTGGCTAAAGTAGTTACAGTCATGTTGTTTCTGGCTTTTGCAGCTCATTATCAGTGGGAAATATTTCAGTGTGATGTTAACAATGCCTATTTACATGGTTTTATTGAGGAGGAGCTTTACATGCTCCCACCAGAAGGTTACACCAAAGCAAAACCAGGCCAAGTTTGTAGATTAATCAAATCTATCTATGGTCTAAAGCAGGCAGGCAGACAATGGAATAAGCAATTTACTAATTTGCTCTTGAAGTTGGGTTTCAACCGATCAGTGCatgattattttctttttacaaAGACATAGGGGGAAGCATTCATTGCATTGATAGTCTATGAAGATGATATGTTAATAACAGGGACTTCTGTTTCATTGATTCAACATACAAAGGCAGCTTGGCATCAAGCTTTCACCATAAAAGACTTGGGCACAACAAAATATTTGCTTGGAATTGAGGTTTCAAGAACACCACATGGCTTGCTTATTTCACAACATAAGTATATTCAAGATATGTTACAAGAAACAAGTTTAAGCAATGCGGTTGAAGATTCCAGTCCTCATCAAAGTGGGGTTAACTTGCATGAGGGAAGCCCAACTATTTCTAATGCTGAAGGTTATAGAAGAATCATAGGCAAACTACTATATTTGGGTTTTACTAGGCCTGACATTGGCTATATCACCCAACAGTTAAGTCAGTTTCTTCACAATCCCACAGAAATACAAATGAATGATGTTATACATGTGTTGAAGTATTTGAAAGGAACAGCTAGGCTGGGGTTGTTTTATCCTAGTCATTCAGAACTTAAATTAAAGGCATTTTGTAACAACAATTATAAAGTGCAATAAGAGGAATTGAAGCAATTGATGTAGCTTCAAGCTTTTAGTGATGCAGATTGGGCTAGGTGCAGAGAAACTAGAAGATCAGTTGGAGGGTACTATGTTTTTCTTGGAAAGGCTTTGATATCCTGGAAAGTTAAGAAGCAAGCTACAGTGAGTAAGTCATCTGTTGAAGCAGAATATAGAGCCATGGCCAACACATCATGTGAAGTAAAATGGTTAGCATACTTGTTGCAAGAATTCAAAGTGGAAGTACAAAAACCAGTATCGTTATACTGTGATAATAAAGCAGCTATCCACATAGCCAAAAATCTAGTATTTCATGAGCGTACAAAGCATCTGGATATAAATTGTCATATGGTTCGTGAACATATACAAAATGGTTTATTATCAACTTCATTTGTCCACTCACAAGATCAATTGGCAGATATACTTACCAAGCTATTAACCTATCAGCAGATGAGTCCAGTATTGAAGGATATGGGCATGGTACAAATCCCAGAGTTATAATGACAGATTACAgcaaattgttcttttataaacAATGTTATtttgaagaattgaagttcTTGTTTTGCTGTTGAAGAAGAAGTCATCTCGTGAGGAGCGGATGAAGAATTGAAGATGCACGTGATGACTTATAAAATCATGTGCCtagtttttaataaaaaacaGTCGTTTCATCTTTGGAGCTAATAACAACTCACAGTTATTTTAGCGGAAAAGTTTGTTTTGTGTGTTAGGTTGATGTGATGTAGTCGGTTTAACAACAGTTGCACTCAGCTGTATATATAGCAGGATTGTAACTGCTATATTCTTAATGAAAAATCATTCAACATTTTAGAGAGAAGAACAGATTTAACTCACatgtataattaaatttaatctttgCGTACAAAATAATGCAATATTAAGTCTAACGTTTACGATACATTGCAAATTCAAGCCTCATTAATGAAAGATTAGTTTTTTTCATGTGCAATTTCATATTTGGTTACCCTCCAAACCTCTAGGGTTCCAAAAAAAGAAATTGCACATTTTCTAATAATGAAAACTTTCATCTTCCTTAACGGAGTTTGTCTTTCGTCAGTGACATTTGAAATTGCACTGTCTGATAAATTTTAGAATGaaaattgtaatattttgtaCGTAGATGTTAAATATGCTCTCCCTTAATAACCTTATGAGTAATTTTTAACTTATCCGTATTGTTATTAATATACAAGTTGTAAAACAAATTTTAGAGGTTCAGATTGTGTTATTATTGTTAAGAGATGATgattgaaaaagaagaagacaattagtattatttttatCGACTTTCGATTTTATTTTAGAAGGTTGTAttcttattttctatatataattattataaattcaGATACgagataataattatttttgaaaCTATTTTTTAACAATTGAgatttctataattattataatgTAATTGAAATAAGTTTTAGAATCTATAAAAAAGATTGACTGATGCTCTAAATAGGAGATTTTAGAAAGAGTCAAGGCCGTTAAATGGAAGGCCATAAACGAGTGCCTAGTCCAACTCCCCTAAAGCCGCCCAGAAGTATATCTACCTTTTAAGATTAAAACAACGAACAAAAAAACCAAACGGAcacaataattaatttgatttattatttcaatttgcaatacataaaaaatttattcatatgcaacaataaaaaaaaatttcaatcaCAATAACCCAAAAACCAACACTACAAACACAACAATTAGAGACCAAATTTTCCGTCGCTAAATTACAATCATAATTATTCAATACAAACACAAAAATTAACATGGGTCATTGTTGTATGAACTACAAGAAGAACTAACTAATCAACCACTTAATTACTAACTAATTATTTCTTAATCACGTCCCCGAAACACTTTAATATACCTTCAATGCAAGGTCTATCTTCAACTACCTTATTCCTACAAACCAATGCAACATCCAAAACCTTCAAAGCTTGTTGTCGTTCTTTCCCCTCCAAAGggaattcaaaaaattcaatttCACCTTTCCTAATTTTGTCTTTCCTTTCAATGATCCATTTAATCGAACATTTTGCAACTCCCAATCCACCTAGAATGTCCAATAATATTCCCCCGAAATCATAAATATCGATCTTCTGGCTGAATTCCGACATTGGACGACATGGCTTCAGTGCATCAGTGCTAGAGAGCTCGTCAGGTTCTGCTAGGTGGATGATACCGTAATCAGATAAACGAGCGGTGAAGTCAATGTTTATCATGACGTTAGAGGCTTTTATGTTGCCATGAATGTTCATTTGTATGTTTCTTTCATATGAAGGGCATTGTGTATGTATATATGCAATTGCATATGCTATGTCTTGTGCTATTGTTAGCCTTTGCTTCCAATTTAAGGCAGTGTGTCCCAATTCTCTCCCACCTTGTGAATTATTCAAAAATTTATAGAGAATTATGTCAATCATCATAGTAtaagaagaaaaaagagaatGTTTAATCAAAGAATAAAAAATCTTATGAacttaaattcaaaattaaagaATAGGATTAAGATTTAagttaagcaagtttagggtcATTTCAAGTAGGCATTTCATGCCCGGTTAGCTGTAGATAGGACTGAAAATAAgttgagccgagctttgacctgtTCATATTTGTCTCGTCAGAAATTTGACGAGCTCAAGCTCGAGTTCAATATTTTGTTAGAGAGTTACTTGCGAGCAGCTTGTTAAATATGCACGCCAACAACTCATCAATTATatctatttgaattttttttaacacaaaactatataattCTGAAATTTTACTCAAACCTACAAAGTTTTACATtttctctttataaaaataataggatAAAGATTAAATTTAGTCCTAATGTTTTAAGGGAAATGCATATTtagccttaacgtattaaatTGGGCAACAATAttttcaagtaagatcaattttagttctacgttatcgaaaattagaaaaactgGTTGACTGATATTTAATTGTCACTTCAAACCTTCAAATGTGAATtatgtataaaatatttagtataTTATGCCAAACTTTCTAAAgtatttactgtgttattaataaagttataaaaaacaaaaaaaaaatgttgaaacTGCttccagggccggccctgagcATAAGCCTGGGGTGCGTCGGCCTAAGGCTGGAGGGggaccctttttttttttgcctttatatatatataaaatttaattttttatataaatagtgataaaattatataggaTGATCTATTTCTTTCCGAAACcctattgataaaaaaaaattaaaggccTATTTTgttatgtataattttttttattattaaatgagCTCTTATTACTTATTTTGTCTAGGACCCCTAAATTATCAGGACCGGTCCtgactgcttcaatttatcgacaaacttatttaaaaagtctgatatgacagttaaataacaatcaTACTACtctttcaaattttcaatagtGCTAAGGCTAAAATTGGTGGTTAAATTTACATCATTTCATACATCAGAGCTAAATTTGTACTTTGCTTGAAATATTAATCTTAAATTTGGCCTTTAttcctaaaaataatattattaaccaaataatttaACTAAGTTTGTTGATAAATATCATCATCAAACTTGTTCATAAACCCATAATCGAGCTGCTCCTGAGCTTTCGGTTCCTTGATAAGTCAAACCGAACGCGGTTGAGTTTTTACCAACCCGAACGTTGAGCCACTCATAAACAACTCGTCTCATTTACAACCTTGGTGGctgtaatttaaataaaattaattaaatttaatctatcttcttaaatatattagttattccattttttgtgttttgaaaatttaatataatgttccaagtatttttcaagttattctattttttatattattttgaaaatttaatgtAGTGTTCTGAGTATTTCTCAAGTTATTCTATTTTctgtattttgaaaattaataagTGTTCCAAATATTTATCAAGTTAGGTTTAATTAATTCCAATTTACGTCGATACTCCAATAATATATACTTTCTTTCTATTTAAATTTGGATATGGGTAATATACTAAAATACACCCATTTAGGTCTCTAAACTAGAGCTTCAAAGTCAAGCAGGacctaaactattaaaatcatctatCAAGTCCTTGAACTAAGCAAACTTCATCAATTGAGTCTCAATCTTATCTTAAAATTAGAAACCGTGACTATTTGATAAAGACTataacaatatatgtatttttaaaaTAGATTTGGGAAAGAGGGTtagaaactgttcaaccgaatgattttcgttGAGGcttcaattaatgattttttgtTTAAAATTGAGACTCgctgatttttgcttagttcaaagacataattgatgattttgatagtttgtGGTCTTAATTGAATTTGAAGCCTTAGTTTGGAGGGAGGTAAATGAGTATTATGTCTTTAAACAAATTGAGACCATGAAAAGTTTTTAAAAGTTGAGTTGAGATGGTAAAAAGCTTCCTTTGTaaagtgaattactataccAAGCCTCAAATTTCCACATTTAGCCTCGTAAAATACGAAAATACTCttttactaaatttgaaaattctcaaatcctctccAACTTTCTAAACTCTTTTGGATCAAATCCGAACTAATTTATTAATGAAAACATGGATTGAAAGAGGGACGACAAAGAAAAAGGACTAATGTTACAAAATTCTATttgattttattgatttttggaCGTTTTGTTTATTCCAATTTGGATTTTTGGGGAATTCGGATTCGTGAGGTGGgacgtgaggctatcacgcctccaCCTCTGGtgcggcgtatgaatatcacgccgcACCATAGGtggaggcgtgatagcctcacgccccaccacagtagacggcgtgatattcatacgccgtctcctgtggtggggcgtgatagccttacgtccgaccacacggtgaggcgtgtaGCCACACGTCCGCGTAACgggaaggcaaaaaaaaaatagcctTTTCCCACCCAAAACCATGAAAGGCCATTTTTGTCATTTCACGGGCTGTGTGGGAATTTGGAGCTGAATATACCAACACCTTTTGTAAATTGAGGTTTTAAGTAGAAAAAACATTTCAAGCAAACCGTGTTAATCCAATTAGGTTAATACGTAGAAAACTCGAATTCAGATTCAACTAAGCAACAAACAATAAACAATAACCATAACAGAAAATAACTCACCGGCAAGCAAGTCGGCGAGAGATCCCATCGGATAATAATCGGAGAGAATGAACTTGATTCGTTTAGAATACAGAAAAGCATCGATCGGAACAAGATAATCACATTTCTCTGCAACAACACACAATCTCTGAATTCTCTTACCAAATTCTCTTCTCCGAACAGTTACTTTCCTCAATCTCTTAACGGCATAGATTTTTCCTTCTAACAGCACAACTTTTTCCGTCATACCTAATTGACTCTCTCCGATAACACCTACAGATGCTCTCAAAACCTCCCTTAATGTCAATCGATTCTCCGCCGGTTGGTCGCTGCCGGAGAAGATGATCGGGAGATCATCTACGAAACCTACTAAGCAATCGTCGGAATATTCGAGGATTGAGCCTGATTTCCAGCTGTTCATTTGATCTTGATCGTTGTGTCTTGGACTCCATCTTGGTTTCGCTGCAAAAGCTCTTGATagcattttgaattttgaatctGATGTTAATGGTGATGGTTTTGGGATCATGGGTGTTGTTatattggattttttatttttaaaaaagaaaaaaacacttTGAGTCCCTTGATTTTTTGCATTTTGTTGATTAAACCGTTAATCTTTCAATTTGATATATTGAGCATGTGATCGATTATAATTACACACGTTAATAACCTATTTGGTTCAACTGTGATATCAAACCTATATAAACAGGCTCATATGGCATATATGAAACCTGAGCCACCATTCAGAATCAAAGCTTATGTGAAATCAGCACAAAGAATTAGTTCCCTGTACGACCCAGTCACATAGTTTTAATCTGGGAAATAACCATTGACCTCATCAAAGATCAACCTGTTACAGCAATCGTGCCTAATCCCGTCAATCAAGTGGGCTTGAAGGATACCGAACTCCGATCTGTGGGTGTATGCCCGCCTATCGATAGGTGACACGTAGCACAACACACTCCAAGACTTATAACCGTCTCTTTCTGTTCGACCACAATATAAATAGAGTAAAACATTCTCTAAGGTACATAATTCATTTGTATCTACTAAGTTTATACCCTAGCTTTGATTCCTAAAATCATCTCAAAAAGCTTGACTTAAggccgtttgttttatctattgtttactgttgttgtttgctgttgctgcttgttattgttgtttgctgttggaaaaatatGTTTTTGCAAAAAGCagggattctctgcttttgtaaaagactgattttcaggtgtaaaagacaaacaagaggtcactaaccaaacacctaaaactctccattttgaagtgaaaaggcaaataaGAGCACGAAAATAAACAACCAAACATACTTAGGCATCGGAACAGGTTAATCATACTATGGTCCCTCATTTAAGCATGTTTTTGTCTTAGGTTTATGGCCTACAAGATTTAGCCACAATAAATTGTTGTGCAATTAGCTATTTTTTTACGAGCTGGTTAATAATTAACATTTGATGAATGGTTGTTTTTAGTACATAAATTttctaatataaaaatattttaaattaatcaataagtaattataaaaataaaattgtaatattaataaaataatctaaataataaatataattaaaaaaattaaggtaGAAAAAGCAATGTGTttgttgaaataaaaataataatttcatcaaaatcaaataaatacaaataacttttcataaaaaaaactataaaaatccTCAAAAAGCTAATGATGTTATTTTATACATTGGAATTAAATTAGTACTTTTTCAAAAACATTATTAATGTTTTGATACATTATCCCGATATCTAATATGTCATCAGAAAAACTTCTCTCTATTTCAATCCGTCTATAATTTCAGATTTAAATGAAATGAATAATACACTTTGTAAGTAGAAATTTAATACATGTGGTTATAATTAATCAAGTTTTACGTgtcaaacttaaaaaaaaagggcaaaaaaagcatcattagatcctggtcttttatttggatacattaagccattgattatttatttttttgtctcattaagtctttaatgac
The DNA window shown above is from Euphorbia lathyris chromosome 1, ddEupLath1.1, whole genome shotgun sequence and carries:
- the LOC136215813 gene encoding probable inactive receptor kinase At2g26730 translates to MLSRAFAAKPRWSPRHNDQDQMNSWKSGSILEYSDDCLVGFVDDLPIIFSGSDQPAENRLTLREVLRASVGVIGESQLGMTEKVVLLEGKIYAVKRLRKVTVRRREFGKRIQRLCVVAEKCDYLVPIDAFLYSKRIKFILSDYYPMGSLADLLAGGRELGHTALNWKQRLTIAQDIAYAIAYIHTQCPSYERNIQMNIHGNIKASNVMINIDFTARLSDYGIIHLAEPDELSSTDALKPCRPMSEFSQKIDIYDFGGILLDILGGLGVAKCSIKWIIERKDKIRKGEIEFFEFPLEGKERQQALKVLDVALVCRNKVVEDRPCIEGILKCFGDVIKK